Proteins encoded within one genomic window of Natator depressus isolate rNatDep1 chromosome 1, rNatDep2.hap1, whole genome shotgun sequence:
- the RBM28 gene encoding RNA-binding protein 28 isoform X2, whose product MAGLTLLVRGLPASARGPGLEQLFGQLGPLKRCFVVTHKGSETCRGFGYVTFSLLEDAQRALREVTTFEGHEIKVDVAKKKLREKKKRQPDASEIPPEEQKPKKPKGAPKKARLIIRNLSFKCSDDDLKALFSPFGAVLEVNIPRKADGKMRGFAFVQFKNILQAGKALKGMNMKEIKGRTVAVDWAVAKDKYRATQAGPPSGVREEKPSQAQQQDSGSENASEEDDEEEGEVLGSEEPSNSRVLGRLGKGTAAAPADSSEEEEAGEAAEEGSEAEREEPEGSDESTVGSEEDDEDVNVAGKRKKGPKRPSDVAEGRTVFVRNLAFDTEEEELGEMLERFGDLKYVRIVLHPDTEHSRGCAFAQFTTQEATQKCLEAAQDDSEGRGLRLGGRQLHLDLAVSRDEAQKLRAQKVKKPTGTRNLYLAREGLIRAGTQAAEGVSTTDMTKRARFEELKRQKLKDQNIFVSRTRLCVHNLPKALDDQQLRQLLLRAAGGGPGLRIKECRVMRNLTAPAGKGRGQSLGYAFVEFEKHEHALAALRHANNNPHLFGPHKRPIVEFSLEDRRKLKLKEQRAQRSLEARQGQASRAEEAEGPGQPAAAGEAERGAQTGTGEEAEVGGGPGGGPLRPAGGAVQAEDHGQHPERPRGKEEQVVRELSTQEPPGGLASTGTVT is encoded by the exons ATGGCCGGCCTGACCCTGCTGGTGCGCGGCCTGCCCGCCTCGGCCCGCGGCCCCGGCCTGGAGCAGCTCTTCGGCCAGCTCGGCCCGCTCAAGCGCTGCTTCGTCGTGACCCAcaaag GCAGTGAGACCTGCCGTGGGTTTGGCTACGTCACGTTCTCCCTGCTGGAGGATGCCCAGCGAGCCCTCAGGGAGGTCACCACCTTCGAGGGCCATGAGATCAAGGTGGATGTTGCGAAAAAGAAGCTGAGAGAGAAGAAGAAGCGGCAGCCAG ACGCCTCGGAGATCCCTCCAGAAGAGCAGAAGCCGAAAAAGCCGAAAGGGGCCCCCAAGAAAGCCAGGCTGATCATCCGCAACCTGAGCTTTAAG TGCTCAGATGATGACCTGAAGGCTCTGTTCTCTCCCTTTGGAGCTGTGCTGGAGGttaacattcccaggaaagcag ACGGGAAGATGCGGGGCTTTGCCTTCGTTCAGTTCAAGAACATCCTGCAAGCGGGGAAGGCCCTGAAAGGGATGAACATGAAGGAGATCAAAG GGCGCACGGTGGCCGTGGACTGGGCGGTGGCCAAGGATAAGTACCGAGCTACGCAGGCAGGACCTCCCTCCG GGGTCAGGGAGGAGAAGCCCAGCCAAGCCCAACAGCAGGACTCAGGCTCCGAGAACGCCAGCGAGGAGGACGACGAAGAGGAAGGTGAAGTGCTGGGATCAGAGGAGCCATCCAACTCGCGGGTGCTGGGACG GCTCGGGAAGGGCACAGCGGCCGCCCCTGCAGAcagcagcgaggaggaggaggccggcgaggctgcagaggaggggaGCGAGGCGGAGAGGGAAGAGCCCGAGGGCTCAGACGAGAGCACCGTGGGCTCCGAGGAGGACGATGAAG ATGTCAACGTggcagggaagaggaagaagggCCCGAAGCGGCCGTCCGACGTCGCCGAGGGGAGGACTGTCTTTGTCAG GAACCTGGCCTTCGAcacggaggaggaggagctgggcgaGATGCTGGAGCGGTTTGGGGACCTCAAGTACGTCCGCATCGTCCTGCACCCGGACACGGAGCATTCCAGAG GCTGCGCCTTCGCCCAGTTCACCACCCAGGAAGCCACCCAGAAGTGCCTTGAGGCTGCTCAGGACGACAGTGAG GGCAGGGGACTGCGGCTGGGCGGGcgccagctgcacctggacctgGCCGTGAGCCGCGATGAGGCCCAGAAGCTGCGAGCCCAGAAGGTGAAGAAGCCGACGGGCACCCGCAACCTGTACCTGGCTCGGGAAGGCT TGATCCGGGCCGGCACCCAGGCCGCCGAGGGCGTGAGCACGACTGACATGACCAAGAGAGCACGG ttTGAGGAGCTGAAACGCCAGAAGCTGAAGGACCAGAACATCTTCGTGTCACGCACGCGGCTCTGCGTCCACAACCTGCCCAAGGCCCTGGACGACCAGCAGCTCCGGCAGCTTCTGCTGCGTGCCGCCGGCGGGGGACCGGGCCTGCGCATCAAGGAG TGTCGGGTGATGCGGAACCTGACGGCCCCGGCAGGGAAGGGCCGGGGCCAGTCTCTGGGCTACGCCTTCGTGGAGTTCGAGAAGCACGAGCACGCGCTGGCCGCCCTGCGCCACGCCAACAACAACCCGCACCTCTTCGGGCCGCACAAG CGACCCATTGTGGAGTTCTCGCTGGAGGACCGCAGGAAGCTGAAGCTCAAGGAGCAGCGGGCCCAGCGCAGCCTG GAAGCGCGACAGGGGCAAGCCAGCCGCGCCGAAGAAGCCGAAGGCCCAGGCCAGCCAGCGGCGGCAGGAGAAGCAGAGCGTGGCGCCCAGACAG GCACCGGGGAAGAGGCAGAGGTCGGCGGGGGGCCAGGCGGAGGCCCGCTTCgaccagctggtggagcagtACAAGCGGAAGATCATGGGCAGCACCCAGAGCGCCCCCGGGGCAAAGAGGAGCAAGTGGTTCgagagctgagcacccaggagccGCCGGGGGGACTTGCCAGCACAGGGACTGTCACGTGA
- the RBM28 gene encoding RNA-binding protein 28 isoform X1 has protein sequence MAGLTLLVRGLPASARGPGLEQLFGQLGPLKRCFVVTHKGSETCRGFGYVTFSLLEDAQRALREVTTFEGHEIKVDVAKKKLREKKKRQPDASEIPPEEQKPKKPKGAPKKARLIIRNLSFKCSDDDLKALFSPFGAVLEVNIPRKADGKMRGFAFVQFKNILQAGKALKGMNMKEIKGRTVAVDWAVAKDKYRATQAGPPSGVREEKPSQAQQQDSGSENASEEDDEEEGEVLGSEEPSNSRVLGRLGKGTAAAPADSSEEEEAGEAAEEGSEAEREEPEGSDESTVGSEEDDEDVNVAGKRKKGPKRPSDVAEGRTVFVRNLAFDTEEEELGEMLERFGDLKYVRIVLHPDTEHSRGCAFAQFTTQEATQKCLEAAQDDSEGRGLRLGGRQLHLDLAVSRDEAQKLRAQKVKKPTGTRNLYLAREGLIRAGTQAAEGVSTTDMTKRARFEELKRQKLKDQNIFVSRTRLCVHNLPKALDDQQLRQLLLRAAGGGPGLRIKECRVMRNLTAPAGKGRGQSLGYAFVEFEKHEHALAALRHANNNPHLFGPHKRPIVEFSLEDRRKLKLKEQRAQRSLQKLRQKQAAGGQGPPRGTGSTEMPQKLPLGPKGQKKPRKRGPKGQGDVPGPQGQKDPRGPRTQGPKGQKDAAGTQGQQNPRKRGAEGPGPGTPWAGFQTKAEVEQVELPDGKKRRKVLMLPTHRGPKIRKRDRGKPAAPKKPKAQASQRRQEKQSVAPRQAPGKRQRSAGGQAEARFDQLVEQYKRKIMGSTQSAPGAKRSKWFES, from the exons ATGGCCGGCCTGACCCTGCTGGTGCGCGGCCTGCCCGCCTCGGCCCGCGGCCCCGGCCTGGAGCAGCTCTTCGGCCAGCTCGGCCCGCTCAAGCGCTGCTTCGTCGTGACCCAcaaag GCAGTGAGACCTGCCGTGGGTTTGGCTACGTCACGTTCTCCCTGCTGGAGGATGCCCAGCGAGCCCTCAGGGAGGTCACCACCTTCGAGGGCCATGAGATCAAGGTGGATGTTGCGAAAAAGAAGCTGAGAGAGAAGAAGAAGCGGCAGCCAG ACGCCTCGGAGATCCCTCCAGAAGAGCAGAAGCCGAAAAAGCCGAAAGGGGCCCCCAAGAAAGCCAGGCTGATCATCCGCAACCTGAGCTTTAAG TGCTCAGATGATGACCTGAAGGCTCTGTTCTCTCCCTTTGGAGCTGTGCTGGAGGttaacattcccaggaaagcag ACGGGAAGATGCGGGGCTTTGCCTTCGTTCAGTTCAAGAACATCCTGCAAGCGGGGAAGGCCCTGAAAGGGATGAACATGAAGGAGATCAAAG GGCGCACGGTGGCCGTGGACTGGGCGGTGGCCAAGGATAAGTACCGAGCTACGCAGGCAGGACCTCCCTCCG GGGTCAGGGAGGAGAAGCCCAGCCAAGCCCAACAGCAGGACTCAGGCTCCGAGAACGCCAGCGAGGAGGACGACGAAGAGGAAGGTGAAGTGCTGGGATCAGAGGAGCCATCCAACTCGCGGGTGCTGGGACG GCTCGGGAAGGGCACAGCGGCCGCCCCTGCAGAcagcagcgaggaggaggaggccggcgaggctgcagaggaggggaGCGAGGCGGAGAGGGAAGAGCCCGAGGGCTCAGACGAGAGCACCGTGGGCTCCGAGGAGGACGATGAAG ATGTCAACGTggcagggaagaggaagaagggCCCGAAGCGGCCGTCCGACGTCGCCGAGGGGAGGACTGTCTTTGTCAG GAACCTGGCCTTCGAcacggaggaggaggagctgggcgaGATGCTGGAGCGGTTTGGGGACCTCAAGTACGTCCGCATCGTCCTGCACCCGGACACGGAGCATTCCAGAG GCTGCGCCTTCGCCCAGTTCACCACCCAGGAAGCCACCCAGAAGTGCCTTGAGGCTGCTCAGGACGACAGTGAG GGCAGGGGACTGCGGCTGGGCGGGcgccagctgcacctggacctgGCCGTGAGCCGCGATGAGGCCCAGAAGCTGCGAGCCCAGAAGGTGAAGAAGCCGACGGGCACCCGCAACCTGTACCTGGCTCGGGAAGGCT TGATCCGGGCCGGCACCCAGGCCGCCGAGGGCGTGAGCACGACTGACATGACCAAGAGAGCACGG ttTGAGGAGCTGAAACGCCAGAAGCTGAAGGACCAGAACATCTTCGTGTCACGCACGCGGCTCTGCGTCCACAACCTGCCCAAGGCCCTGGACGACCAGCAGCTCCGGCAGCTTCTGCTGCGTGCCGCCGGCGGGGGACCGGGCCTGCGCATCAAGGAG TGTCGGGTGATGCGGAACCTGACGGCCCCGGCAGGGAAGGGCCGGGGCCAGTCTCTGGGCTACGCCTTCGTGGAGTTCGAGAAGCACGAGCACGCGCTGGCCGCCCTGCGCCACGCCAACAACAACCCGCACCTCTTCGGGCCGCACAAG CGACCCATTGTGGAGTTCTCGCTGGAGGACCGCAGGAAGCTGAAGCTCAAGGAGCAGCGGGCCCAGCGCAGCCTG CAAAAGTTGAGGCAGAAGCAAGCGGCAGGGGGGCAAGGACCTCCCCGAGGGACTGGGTCTACAGAGATGCCCCAGAAGCTGCCCCTGGGCCCCAAGGGGCAGAAGAAACCCAGAAAGCGGGGCCCCAAGGGGCAGGGAGATGTCCCAGGTCCCCAGGGGCAGAAGGACCCGAGGGGCCCCAGGACGCAGGGTCCTAAGGGGCAGAAAGATGCCGCAGGCACCCAAGGGCAGCAGAACCCCAGGAAACGGGGCGCCGAGGGGCCGGGGCCTGGCACCCCCTGGGCTGGGTTCCAGACCAAGGCGGAGGTGGAGCAGGTGGAGCTGCCGGATGGGAAGAAGCGTAGGAAGGTTCTGATGCTGCCGACTCACCGGGGGCCCAAGATCAG GAAGCGCGACAGGGGCAAGCCAGCCGCGCCGAAGAAGCCGAAGGCCCAGGCCAGCCAGCGGCGGCAGGAGAAGCAGAGCGTGGCGCCCAGACAG GCACCGGGGAAGAGGCAGAGGTCGGCGGGGGGCCAGGCGGAGGCCCGCTTCgaccagctggtggagcagtACAAGCGGAAGATCATGGGCAGCACCCAGAGCGCCCCCGGGGCAAAGAGGAGCAAGTGGTTCgagagctga